One part of the Vicia villosa cultivar HV-30 ecotype Madison, WI linkage group LG6, Vvil1.0, whole genome shotgun sequence genome encodes these proteins:
- the LOC131611427 gene encoding cystinosin homolog, with protein MASWNSVPLEVTYEILGWFAFIAWSISFYPQVILNFRRKSVVGLNFDFVLLNLTKHSSYLIYNASLYFSSAIQKQYFQKYGYDQMIPVAANDVAFSVHAVVLTAIALFQIAIYERGSQKLSKISIGIVSVVWLTAAVCFFVALSDHSWLWLLNVFNSIQVLMTTIKYIPQVSMNFLRKSTDGFSIGNILLDFSGGIANYGQMVVQSIDQDSWVNFYGNIGKVLLSLVSVSFDIIFIIQHYVLYPAKKLSKLVTTGDDEDQTREHLVRPSDESPPENV; from the exons ATGGCGTCTTGGAATTCAGTTCCATTAGAAGTAACCTACGAAATTCTCGGCTGGTTCGCTTTTATTGCATGGTCCATCAGTTTCTACCCTCAAGTCATCTTAAATTTTCGAAGAAAAAG CGTCGTTGGACTCAACTTCGATTTCGTTCTCTTAAACCTAACGAAACATAGTTCCTATCTCATATACAATGCTTCTCTCTACTTTAGCTCCGCTATTCAGAAACAATACTTCCAGAAATACGGTTATGATCAG ATGATACCGGTGGCTGCAAATGATGTTGCTTTTTCGGTCCATGCGGTTGTGCTGACGGCAATTGCATTGTTTCAGATTGCAATctatgaa CGTGGAAGTCAGAAATTGTCGAAAATTTCGATTGGGATTGTCTCGGTTGTTTGGCTGACTGCTGCAGTTTGTTTCTTTGTTGCTTTGTCTGATCATTCGTGGCTTTGGCTTCTCAATGTTTTCAA CTCAATTCAAGTGCTCATGACTACTATAAAGTACATTCCCCAG GTAAGCATGAACTTCCTAAGGAAAAGTACTGATGGATTCAGCATTGGTAACATTCTACTTGACTTTTCTGGAGGAATAGCAAACTATGGACAGATGGTAGTGCAATCAATAGATCAAG ATTCGTGGGTCAACTTCTATGGCAATATAGGAAAAGTATTGCTCTCTCTG GTATCTGTATCCTTTGACATTATTTTCATTATTCAACATTATGTGCTGTATCCTGCTAAAAAACTCTCCAAATTGGTAACCACTGGCGACGATGAAGATCAAACTAGAGAGCACCTTGTCAGGCCTTCTGATGAGTCTCCACCAGAGAATGTGTGA